In the Geovibrio ferrireducens genome, one interval contains:
- a CDS encoding molybdenum cofactor biosynthesis protein MoaE, with protein MDISATIAELKKDKDFAANVGMILIHNGTVRGWSRGDHASVQKMEVHSDQDKIEQIRRDVEAMEGIYKVVIEARSGIMSPGDDVLFLIVAGDIRENVKPALALLLDRIKAEAVTKKEYKG; from the coding sequence ATGGATATTTCGGCAACTATAGCGGAACTCAAAAAAGATAAAGACTTTGCGGCCAATGTCGGCATGATTCTGATACATAACGGAACAGTGCGCGGCTGGTCAAGGGGAGACCATGCCTCCGTCCAGAAGATGGAAGTTCACAGCGATCAGGATAAGATAGAGCAGATACGCCGTGATGTCGAGGCTATGGAAGGTATATACAAAGTGGTTATAGAAGCCCGCTCCGGCATTATGTCGCCGGGGGACGATGTGCTTTTTCTCATAGTCGCGGGTGATATAAGAGAGAATGTCAAACCCGCTCTCGCTCTTCTGCTGGACAGGATAAAGGCGGAAGCGGTGACGAAAAAGGAATATAAAGGGTAA
- a CDS encoding ABC transporter ATP-binding protein yields MSLLSIEKLNAGYGEIQVLFDVSLHINEGEVVSIVGGNGAGKSSLLKAISGLIKPMSGSVSFRGENVSRVPADEIVTRGLVHVPEGRRLFSLMTVYENLEMGAYNKNAKANFKRNLEEVYALFPRLAERQKQLACTLSGGEQQMVAIGRGIMAQPKLMMLDEPSLGLAPVLKKDIFAAVKRIAIDYETTIVLVEQDLVNSLAISDRAYVMEQGQVVLEGESQMLLTDPHVKAAYLGV; encoded by the coding sequence TTCATATCAATGAGGGCGAGGTCGTCAGCATTGTCGGCGGGAACGGAGCCGGCAAGTCCAGCCTGCTTAAAGCCATATCAGGGCTTATCAAACCCATGTCCGGTTCTGTGAGCTTCAGAGGAGAGAATGTCAGCCGTGTTCCGGCCGATGAAATCGTGACGAGAGGGCTTGTCCATGTTCCGGAGGGGAGAAGGCTTTTCTCACTGATGACTGTGTATGAAAACCTTGAGATGGGGGCATATAACAAAAACGCCAAGGCAAACTTCAAACGCAATCTGGAAGAGGTGTACGCCCTGTTTCCCCGTCTGGCTGAAAGGCAGAAGCAGCTTGCCTGCACACTCTCAGGCGGAGAACAGCAGATGGTGGCAATAGGCAGGGGCATAATGGCACAGCCGAAGCTTATGATGCTGGATGAGCCTTCCCTTGGTCTTGCTCCTGTGCTTAAAAAGGATATTTTCGCAGCTGTCAAGCGCATAGCGATAGATTATGAAACGACAATTGTTCTTGTGGAGCAGGATCTTGTGAACTCGCTGGCAATAAGCGACAGAGCCTATGTTATGGAGCAGGGGCAGGTGGTTCTGGAGGGAGAAAGCCAGATGCTCCTCACCGATCCTCATGTGAAAGCGGCTTATCTCGGAGTTTAA